Within the Candidatus Eisenbacteria bacterium genome, the region GGCGGGGTAGAGGTCGAGCCCGCCGCAGTGGAAGTAGATCGCGATGCGGAAGCGCGCTCGGCTGCGGAACCCGCAGGCCCGCCGCTTCGCCGCCTGGATCTTGGCGTTGAGCGCCTCCGCGCCGGCGTTGGTGATGCGGTGCGTGAAGTAGGTGCGGATGTTCGCCCAGTGGCGCTGGATCATCG harbors:
- a CDS encoding transposase, with the protein product MIQRHWANIRTYFTHRITNAGAEALNAKIQAAKRRACGFRSRARFRIAIYFHCGGLDLYPACAWSGA